Proteins co-encoded in one Alcanivorax sp. genomic window:
- a CDS encoding wax ester/triacylglycerol synthase family O-acyltransferase, translating to MGKKLSIFDAGFLMMETRETPMHIGMLQLYGLPEGAPDDYLEQIYRRMVDVEGICRPFNQKLHSRVPGRVDASWITDENFDIDYHVRHSALPRPGRVRELLALVSRLHAQRLDPRRPLWECYLIEGLEGNRFAVYNKMHHAMMDGAGGMNLLQSRMSTNPGDSLPPPWSSEWNTRLPRKRKKKKPAPVGLIKSLRNVQRGTSQFVDLMRQPKESNIKTIYQAPKTVFNHRVTGARRFAAQSWSLDRIKKVAEQHDGTVNDIFLAMCGGAMRRYLLSLDKLPHDPLVAQVPVALRSMEEAGEGGNAITTVQVSLGTHLHEPTERLEAIKDSMNGVKGRLKSMEKAEIDIFTMISNLPLSVGQMTGISGRMNPLFNLVISNVPGPKEPLYMGDAKMLASYPVSLVMHGYALNITVFSYCDSLEFGIIACRETLPRIQRMLDYLEESLVELEGK from the coding sequence GTGGGCAAGAAGCTTTCCATTTTTGATGCCGGCTTTCTGATGATGGAAACCCGGGAAACCCCCATGCATATCGGCATGCTGCAACTCTATGGCCTGCCGGAGGGCGCTCCGGATGATTATCTTGAGCAGATCTACCGTCGCATGGTGGATGTGGAAGGCATTTGTCGTCCGTTCAACCAGAAACTGCACTCGCGGGTGCCGGGCAGGGTGGATGCCTCCTGGATCACCGATGAGAACTTTGATATCGACTACCACGTGCGCCATTCGGCACTGCCCCGTCCGGGCCGGGTGCGCGAGTTGCTGGCACTGGTATCGCGCCTGCATGCCCAGCGCCTCGATCCCCGTCGCCCGTTGTGGGAGTGCTATCTCATTGAGGGGCTGGAAGGAAACCGCTTCGCCGTCTACAACAAGATGCACCACGCCATGATGGACGGTGCCGGTGGTATGAATCTGTTGCAATCGCGCATGTCCACCAACCCGGGGGATTCCCTGCCTCCCCCCTGGTCTTCCGAGTGGAACACCCGCCTTCCCCGCAAGCGCAAGAAGAAAAAGCCCGCGCCGGTGGGACTGATCAAGTCGCTGCGCAATGTGCAGCGTGGCACCAGCCAGTTTGTGGACCTGATGCGTCAGCCCAAGGAAAGCAACATCAAGACCATCTATCAGGCGCCGAAAACGGTGTTTAACCATCGGGTGACCGGTGCCCGCCGTTTTGCTGCCCAGTCCTGGTCACTGGATCGTATCAAGAAGGTGGCAGAGCAGCACGATGGCACCGTAAACGATATCTTTCTGGCCATGTGCGGCGGCGCCATGCGTCGCTATCTGTTGTCGCTGGACAAGCTGCCCCACGATCCTCTGGTGGCCCAGGTGCCGGTGGCGCTGCGTTCCATGGAAGAAGCCGGTGAAGGAGGCAATGCCATCACTACGGTACAGGTCAGCCTGGGTACCCATCTGCATGAACCCACAGAGCGACTGGAGGCCATCAAGGATTCCATGAATGGGGTGAAGGGGCGCTTGAAGTCCATGGAAAAAGCGGAGATCGATATTTTCACCATGATCTCCAACCTGCCGTTATCGGTGGGCCAGATGACCGGCATTTCCGGGCGTATGAACCCGCTGTTCAACCTGGTGATTTCCAATGTGCCGGGGCCGAAGGAGCCCTTGTACATGGGCGATGCCAAGATGCTGGCCTCGTATCCGGTGTCGCTGGTGATGCACGGTTATGCGCTCAACATCACTGTGTTCAGCTACTGTGACAGCCTTGAGTTCGGCATCATCGCTTGCCGGGAAACCCTGCCCCGGATTCAGCGCATGCTGGATTATCTGGAAGAGTCGCTGGTGGAGCTGGAAGGGAAGTAG
- a CDS encoding pyridoxamine 5'-phosphate oxidase family protein, with protein MSSERFTRKINQEVVDFIHSRRSLQLASIRDDGAPFASYAPFAIGDECLYVLISEIAVHARNLQANPQASVLIVEDEDSAEELFARKRVNYLMDAEKLQEDSPEWKTGVETLHQRLGERILNLSTLGDFKLFRLIPREGRYVKGFARAYQLEGKTLAGEAVNHMRDGHRKRQA; from the coding sequence ATGAGCAGTGAACGTTTTACCCGCAAGATCAACCAGGAAGTGGTCGACTTCATCCACAGCCGGCGCAGCTTGCAACTGGCCAGCATCCGCGACGACGGCGCGCCCTTTGCGTCCTATGCGCCCTTCGCCATCGGCGACGAGTGCCTCTATGTGTTGATCAGCGAAATTGCCGTGCATGCGCGCAATCTGCAAGCCAACCCGCAGGCCTCTGTGCTGATCGTGGAAGATGAAGACAGCGCAGAAGAACTGTTTGCCCGCAAGCGGGTGAACTATTTGATGGATGCCGAAAAGCTGCAGGAGGACAGCCCGGAATGGAAGACCGGTGTAGAGACGCTTCACCAGCGTCTGGGCGAGCGCATTCTCAACCTGAGCACCCTGGGGGATTTCAAGCTGTTCCGCCTGATCCCGCGGGAAGGTCGCTACGTAAAAGGGTTTGCCCGCGCCTATCAACTGGAAGGCAAGACCCTGGCCGGTGAAGCGGTCAACCACATGCGCGATGGTCACCGCAAACGCCAGGCATAA
- the hutX gene encoding heme utilization cystosolic carrier protein HutX has translation METLKTQPQPSLPGSDAKALMQLLATWDNTTTIVLHGSCVFEFKGPFPAGKEGEGYFNLDGPVPGFHGHIRLEAIGHIYLQSRQHRGRDSHAFCFQDKQGDNIFKVFLGRDGNGQLLEKQLKTYLSIRDTLSLPNTGADQ, from the coding sequence CTGGAGACGCTCAAGACCCAGCCACAACCTTCGTTGCCAGGCAGTGACGCCAAAGCCTTGATGCAGCTGCTCGCCACCTGGGACAACACCACCACCATCGTGCTGCACGGCAGCTGTGTGTTCGAATTCAAGGGCCCCTTCCCCGCCGGCAAGGAAGGGGAAGGGTATTTCAATCTGGATGGTCCGGTTCCCGGCTTCCACGGCCATATCCGCCTGGAGGCCATCGGCCATATCTATTTGCAGAGCCGCCAGCACCGTGGCCGTGACAGCCATGCGTTCTGCTTTCAGGACAAGCAGGGCGACAACATTTTCAAAGTGTTTCTCGGCCGCGACGGCAATGGCCAACTGCTGGAGAAGCAACTGAAAACCTACCTGAGCATTCGTGACACCCTCAGCCTGCCCAACACCGGAGCCGACCAATGA
- a CDS encoding TonB-dependent hemoglobin/transferrin/lactoferrin family receptor: MFLRKRALSLAIALSASPALADTSAEEPIVLAELAPITVTATRDNKTEKEATRSVATVSAESIESRQASSAPELVKDIPNVTTVGGPRSENQHINIRGLEGARVLQLVDGARQVFESGHRPSYFIEPELIRSAEVIRGPASNLWGSGAVGGVASFNTVDPTDLIQPDASVGGFLKGTYNDNNNDKRGSAAVAGTTRHLDWLFSGYNRESDDMEVSHDQELANSASREEGGMGKLVWHLADNQNIAFTARQADFSGGVPSNGSAPANGTSNFLIQRDQTTRNAAIDYRHLGNGDGTNSQAMFYWNGVEMDETRESDGRPDSTQLDLYGINLNHTAMLGKLELLMGVDGYQEQFSAERGGSNRPTPPDATTDVWGVFAQGTYPLTGSLDLELGVRYDDFATEADNLNEDRSDSAVSPSAALSWQAAEWARVTLRHDQAFRAPSAEELYSTGTHFCMGPGFCNTFVSNPDLDPEQAANNELLVRMDWSELAGGDNLTVKAAIFQNKVDNFIEQIVTPPVFFPPPAMDPGNTYWVNVDKATLEGFELEAEYRLEALGVRLGYGQTRGEDEDTGEDLTNIPADTLNADLFYGFWDNQFTAGVRMIHAREQDLTDYATNTGNTTYDGYTVTDLYASWTPKAWPAIRADVTVNNITDRSYRVAWSELDNPGRAIISSLRYQF; this comes from the coding sequence ATGTTTTTGCGCAAACGTGCCCTGTCCCTGGCAATCGCCCTGTCAGCCAGCCCGGCTCTGGCTGACACCTCTGCAGAAGAACCGATAGTGCTGGCCGAACTGGCCCCGATCACTGTCACCGCAACCCGTGACAACAAAACGGAAAAAGAGGCCACCCGCTCCGTGGCCACCGTCAGCGCGGAAAGCATCGAGAGCCGTCAGGCCAGCTCCGCGCCGGAGCTGGTCAAGGACATCCCCAATGTCACCACCGTGGGTGGCCCCCGTTCTGAAAATCAACATATCAATATCCGTGGCCTGGAAGGCGCCCGGGTACTGCAACTGGTGGACGGTGCACGACAGGTCTTTGAATCCGGCCACCGCCCCAGTTACTTCATCGAGCCCGAGCTGATTCGCTCTGCAGAGGTAATTCGTGGCCCGGCCAGCAACCTGTGGGGCTCTGGCGCGGTCGGCGGTGTCGCCTCATTCAACACCGTGGATCCCACCGACCTGATCCAGCCCGATGCCAGCGTCGGCGGTTTCCTGAAAGGCACCTACAACGACAACAACAATGACAAACGCGGCAGCGCCGCCGTGGCAGGCACCACCAGGCATCTGGATTGGCTGTTCAGTGGTTACAACCGCGAGAGTGACGACATGGAAGTGTCCCACGATCAGGAACTGGCCAATTCAGCCAGCCGCGAAGAGGGTGGAATGGGCAAGTTGGTCTGGCATCTGGCCGATAACCAGAACATTGCCTTTACCGCGCGGCAAGCGGACTTCTCCGGCGGCGTGCCTTCCAACGGCAGCGCCCCCGCCAATGGCACAAGCAACTTCCTGATCCAGCGCGACCAGACCACCCGCAATGCGGCCATCGACTACCGCCACCTGGGCAACGGTGACGGCACCAACAGCCAGGCCATGTTCTACTGGAATGGCGTGGAGATGGATGAAACCCGCGAAAGTGATGGCCGCCCGGACAGCACCCAGCTGGACCTGTACGGCATCAACCTGAACCACACCGCCATGCTCGGCAAACTGGAGTTGCTGATGGGGGTGGACGGCTATCAGGAACAATTCAGTGCAGAGCGGGGCGGCAGCAACCGGCCCACCCCGCCGGACGCCACCACCGATGTCTGGGGCGTCTTTGCCCAGGGTACCTATCCACTCACCGGCTCGCTGGATCTGGAGCTCGGCGTGCGCTATGACGACTTCGCCACCGAGGCCGACAACCTCAACGAAGACCGCAGTGACAGCGCCGTCTCCCCTTCTGCGGCGCTGAGCTGGCAAGCGGCCGAGTGGGCCCGTGTCACCCTTCGTCACGACCAGGCCTTCCGGGCCCCGAGCGCCGAAGAGTTGTACAGCACCGGTACCCATTTCTGCATGGGCCCGGGGTTCTGCAACACCTTCGTTTCCAACCCGGATCTGGATCCGGAACAGGCCGCCAACAACGAATTGCTGGTGCGCATGGACTGGAGCGAGCTGGCCGGGGGCGACAACCTCACCGTCAAGGCGGCCATCTTCCAGAACAAGGTGGACAACTTCATTGAACAAATCGTGACCCCGCCCGTGTTCTTCCCCCCACCGGCCATGGACCCGGGCAACACCTACTGGGTCAACGTGGACAAGGCCACCCTGGAAGGCTTCGAGCTGGAAGCAGAATACCGTCTTGAGGCGCTCGGTGTTCGACTCGGCTATGGCCAGACCCGCGGTGAAGACGAAGATACCGGTGAAGACCTGACCAATATCCCGGCAGACACCCTGAACGCCGACCTGTTCTACGGCTTTTGGGATAACCAGTTCACCGCCGGTGTTCGCATGATCCACGCCCGTGAACAGGACCTAACCGATTACGCCACCAACACCGGCAACACCACCTACGACGGCTACACCGTCACCGACTTGTATGCCAGCTGGACCCCGAAAGCCTGGCCGGCCATCCGTGCCGATGTGACCGTTAACAACATCACCGACCGCAGCTACCGGGTGGCCTGGTCCGAACTGGACAACCCCGGCCGCGCGATCATTTCCTCATTGCGCTATCAATTCTGA
- a CDS encoding ABC transporter substrate-binding protein, with protein sequence MRILEMIAGLSISVVLAVQVQAAEPKRLISADAGATNMIVALGLEDSLVAVDVTSPASGELAELPRIGYHRNLSAEGLLSLSPTHLVGTDHMGPDTTLNVLEDAGVELIRLPAAYSLPALKSNLQAMAEALGREAQAQGLLDRFAARTAALQAHSLKGNKVAFILGARGGFRLAGAGSNAGQAMIELLGADNVADFENYRSVSTESLLAMEPDVILVAGEMSTDPAAALLEKQPLLSHTPAGKAGQIYTVDGATLVAGLSLAALDEAERVANAVQSSRPSGY encoded by the coding sequence GTGCGAATTCTTGAAATGATCGCAGGCTTGTCGATCAGTGTGGTCCTGGCTGTGCAGGTGCAGGCGGCTGAGCCCAAACGACTGATCAGTGCGGATGCAGGTGCCACCAACATGATTGTCGCGCTGGGGCTGGAGGATTCCCTAGTGGCGGTGGACGTGACCAGCCCGGCGTCTGGCGAGCTGGCTGAGTTGCCGCGCATTGGCTACCACCGCAACCTGTCTGCCGAGGGCTTGTTGAGCCTTTCACCGACTCATCTGGTGGGTACCGATCACATGGGCCCCGACACCACCTTGAATGTGCTGGAAGACGCCGGGGTTGAGCTGATTCGCTTGCCGGCGGCCTATTCCTTGCCTGCGCTGAAAAGCAATCTGCAGGCGATGGCAGAGGCGCTGGGTCGAGAGGCGCAGGCTCAGGGTCTGCTGGACCGTTTTGCTGCCCGGACCGCTGCGCTGCAGGCCCATTCCCTGAAGGGCAATAAGGTCGCGTTCATTCTCGGTGCGCGGGGTGGGTTTCGTCTCGCGGGCGCGGGCAGTAATGCCGGGCAGGCGATGATTGAGCTACTGGGAGCGGATAACGTGGCGGATTTTGAGAACTATCGTTCGGTCTCCACGGAGTCCCTGCTGGCCATGGAGCCGGATGTGATTTTGGTGGCTGGTGAGATGAGCACTGATCCAGCGGCGGCGCTATTGGAGAAGCAGCCCCTGTTGTCGCATACCCCAGCCGGTAAGGCGGGGCAAATCTACACGGTGGATGGTGCCACCCTGGTGGCGGGCTTGAGCCTGGCGGCGCTGGATGAGGCGGAGCGCGTCGCTAACGCAGTGCAGTCTTCCAGGCCGTCTGGCTACTAG
- a CDS encoding iron ABC transporter permease — MMNRLPAAPAAVLLCALLMVGVVLSLTQGAVSMPASGSLTAIWDALFSSDRSGLLRHEKVIVLELRLPRLLLAMLVGAILAQCGAVMQGLFRNPLADPGIIGVSSGAAVGAVLAIVLLPVAWLVWAVPSAAFVTGLLTTLLVYSLARSSAGTSVVMLLLAGVAVAAFAGAGIGFLSYFTDDARLRELSVWQMGSLNGANHQQVLLALVAFAVLAIWFQRRAGPLNAFLLGESEARHLGVPVERMKLELIVLAALGVGVAVACSGIIGFVGLVVPHLVRLSCGPDHRRLLPLSALTGAMLLMLSDLAARTLASPAELPVGLLTALLGAPFFLILLLQQRKQWSLSGA; from the coding sequence ATGATGAATCGATTGCCGGCGGCCCCTGCGGCGGTGTTGCTGTGCGCCCTGCTGATGGTTGGAGTGGTGTTGTCCCTGACCCAGGGGGCGGTGTCCATGCCTGCCTCCGGCAGCTTGACCGCTATTTGGGATGCGCTGTTCAGTAGTGATCGCTCCGGGTTACTCCGCCACGAAAAAGTCATTGTGCTGGAGCTTCGCTTGCCGCGCTTGTTGCTGGCCATGCTGGTCGGCGCCATTCTGGCCCAATGCGGTGCGGTGATGCAGGGTCTGTTCCGTAATCCGCTGGCCGACCCGGGGATTATCGGGGTGTCCTCCGGGGCGGCGGTGGGCGCAGTGTTGGCGATCGTGTTGTTACCGGTCGCATGGCTGGTCTGGGCGGTACCGTCTGCGGCGTTTGTCACCGGGCTGCTGACCACCTTGCTGGTGTATTCGCTGGCACGTTCCTCGGCGGGTACGTCTGTGGTCATGTTGCTGCTGGCGGGGGTGGCGGTGGCCGCGTTCGCTGGCGCGGGGATCGGCTTTCTCAGTTACTTCACCGATGACGCCCGGTTGCGAGAGCTCAGTGTCTGGCAAATGGGGTCGCTGAATGGGGCCAATCACCAGCAGGTGTTGCTGGCGTTGGTAGCGTTTGCGGTATTGGCGATCTGGTTTCAGCGCCGGGCCGGGCCGCTCAATGCCTTTTTGTTGGGGGAATCCGAGGCGCGCCATCTGGGGGTGCCCGTGGAGCGCATGAAACTGGAGTTGATTGTGCTGGCAGCGCTGGGGGTGGGCGTCGCGGTGGCGTGCAGCGGCATTATCGGCTTTGTGGGGCTGGTGGTGCCGCACCTGGTGCGCTTGTCCTGTGGCCCGGATCACCGCCGCCTGTTGCCGCTGTCGGCGCTGACCGGAGCAATGTTGTTGATGCTTTCGGACCTGGCCGCGCGCACCCTGGCCAGCCCGGCAGAATTACCCGTGGGCTTGCTCACGGCCCTGCTGGGTGCGCCGTTCTTTCTGATCCTGCTGCTTCAGCAGCGCAAGCAATGGAGTCTGTCCGGTGCTTGA
- a CDS encoding heme ABC transporter ATP-binding protein, translating into MLEISDLLVEAGGRRLLQLDNLRLPAGQFVALLGPNGAGKSSLLKAISGEVTCRGELLFHGQSLRHWNSLQRARHVAVLPQASSLTFPFSVREVVEMGLMPLSMSRQAGADVVRAAMIDTDCLHLAARSFPGLSGGEKQRVHLARVLVQLVQAEKTPLLLLDEPVSAQDLGQQHNILRLAVRLAQQRGITVLAVLHDLNQVLRYGMRCLVLAEGELVADGAPQQTLTPERIEDVWGYRPERYLSEEHFALL; encoded by the coding sequence GTGCTTGAGATTAGTGATCTGCTTGTTGAAGCCGGTGGTCGGCGTTTGCTGCAACTGGACAATCTGCGTCTGCCCGCGGGGCAGTTTGTGGCATTGCTGGGGCCCAATGGCGCGGGGAAGTCTTCATTGCTCAAGGCCATTAGTGGCGAGGTGACTTGCCGTGGAGAGTTGCTTTTCCACGGTCAATCACTGCGGCACTGGAACAGCCTGCAGCGGGCCCGACATGTTGCAGTGCTACCCCAGGCCAGCAGCCTGACGTTCCCGTTCAGTGTCCGTGAAGTGGTTGAGATGGGATTGATGCCGTTGTCCATGTCGCGCCAGGCCGGCGCCGATGTGGTGCGGGCCGCCATGATTGATACGGATTGCTTGCACCTGGCCGCGCGCAGTTTTCCCGGTTTGTCCGGTGGTGAAAAACAGCGGGTGCACCTGGCCCGAGTACTGGTGCAGCTGGTGCAGGCAGAAAAAACGCCGCTGCTGCTGCTGGATGAACCCGTGTCTGCCCAGGATCTGGGGCAGCAACACAACATTTTGCGGCTGGCGGTGCGGCTGGCCCAGCAGCGAGGCATTACCGTACTGGCGGTATTGCACGACCTGAATCAGGTGCTGCGTTATGGCATGCGCTGTCTGGTGCTGGCGGAAGGGGAGCTGGTAGCGGATGGTGCGCCGCAACAGACCCTCACGCCCGAGCGAATTGAAGACGTATGGGGCTATCGTCCCGAGCGTTACCTGTCGGAAGAGCATTTTGCGTTGCTCTGA
- a CDS encoding CinA family protein encodes MNSRDIPDAIESLALRLTRQRLMVVTAESCTGGGIAQAMTALPGSSAWFERGMVSYSNEAKQDLLGVQAQTLDSHGAVSQATALEMARGAIEHSRGHISVAVTGVAGPDGGTPDKPVGTVWIAWAQKQGPAEAQCFHFAGDRHAVRQQTILAAIEGLNARLQ; translated from the coding sequence GTGAACTCCCGAGACATTCCCGATGCAATTGAATCCCTGGCCCTGCGACTGACCCGCCAGCGTCTGATGGTGGTGACGGCAGAGTCCTGCACCGGCGGCGGTATCGCCCAGGCCATGACGGCCCTGCCTGGCTCGTCCGCCTGGTTCGAGCGCGGCATGGTGTCCTATTCCAATGAAGCGAAGCAGGACCTGCTGGGTGTACAGGCGCAGACACTGGACAGCCATGGGGCGGTCAGTCAAGCAACCGCACTGGAAATGGCCCGCGGTGCCATCGAGCATTCCCGCGGTCATATCAGTGTGGCGGTGACCGGCGTGGCCGGGCCGGATGGAGGCACCCCGGACAAACCGGTGGGCACGGTGTGGATCGCCTGGGCGCAGAAGCAGGGCCCTGCCGAGGCGCAGTGCTTTCACTTTGCCGGCGATCGCCATGCCGTTCGTCAGCAGACCATTCTGGCCGCCATCGAGGGCTTGAATGCGCGCCTGCAGTAG
- the recA gene encoding recombinase RecA has translation MSDKSKALSAALSQIERQFGKGSVMRMGDQKRERIPAISTGSLGLDIALGIGGLPKGRIVEIYGPESSGKTTLTLSVIAEAQKKGATCAFVDAEHALDPDYAEKLGVNVDDLIVSQPDTGEQALEITDMLVRSGAVDVVIVDSVAALVPKAEIEGEMGDAHVGLQARLMSQALRKITGNVKNANTLVVFINQIRMKIGVMFGNPETTTGGNALKFYSSVRLDIRRIGAVKQGDEVTGNETRVKVVKNKVSPPFRQAEFQILYGQGINQLGEVLDLGVQQGLVDKSGAWYAYKGDKIGQGKQNACDYLRENPAIAQEIEKEIRARLLAVPGDAPAEAEEEAELGDE, from the coding sequence ATGAGCGATAAATCCAAGGCGTTGTCCGCCGCACTGTCCCAGATTGAACGTCAGTTTGGTAAAGGTTCCGTGATGCGCATGGGCGACCAGAAGCGCGAGCGGATCCCGGCCATTTCCACCGGCTCCCTGGGGCTGGATATCGCACTGGGTATTGGCGGTTTGCCGAAAGGCCGTATCGTGGAAATCTACGGTCCGGAATCCTCCGGTAAGACCACCCTGACCCTGAGCGTGATCGCCGAAGCCCAGAAGAAAGGCGCCACCTGTGCCTTCGTGGATGCGGAGCACGCGCTGGACCCGGATTACGCCGAGAAGCTGGGTGTGAACGTTGATGACCTTATCGTGTCCCAGCCGGATACCGGTGAGCAGGCACTGGAAATCACCGACATGCTGGTGCGCTCCGGTGCCGTGGATGTGGTGATTGTGGATTCCGTGGCGGCGTTGGTGCCCAAGGCGGAAATCGAAGGTGAAATGGGCGACGCCCACGTTGGTCTGCAGGCCCGTCTGATGAGCCAGGCGCTGCGCAAGATTACCGGTAACGTGAAGAATGCCAACACCCTGGTGGTGTTCATCAACCAGATCCGCATGAAGATCGGGGTGATGTTCGGTAACCCGGAAACGACCACCGGGGGTAATGCCCTCAAGTTCTACTCCTCCGTGCGCCTGGACATTCGACGCATTGGTGCCGTGAAGCAGGGCGACGAAGTCACCGGTAATGAAACCCGTGTGAAAGTGGTGAAGAATAAGGTCTCCCCGCCGTTCCGTCAGGCTGAGTTCCAGATTCTTTACGGCCAGGGCATCAACCAGCTGGGTGAAGTGCTGGATCTGGGTGTACAGCAGGGCCTGGTTGACAAGTCCGGTGCCTGGTACGCCTACAAGGGTGACAAGATTGGCCAGGGCAAACAGAACGCCTGTGATTACCTGCGTGAGAATCCGGCCATTGCCCAGGAGATCGAGAAGGAAATCCGTGCTCGTCTGCTGGCTGTTCCGGGCGACGCTCCGGCTGAGGCCGAAGAGGAAGCCGAACTGGGCGATGAATAA
- a CDS encoding regulatory protein RecX: protein MNKPLTESELRQRAVSLLARRDHARRELETKLRSKVGEHPALASVIQWCEEQGFIDDRRFAGFFVRSRIERGHGPLRIRQEMQLKGVDRELIEAAIRDAGEDSGIDWFALARDARARRFRSYPQDQKEKARQLRFLQSRGFDAEQSFAALDVREEE from the coding sequence ATGAATAAACCGCTTACCGAATCCGAGTTGCGTCAGCGGGCGGTCAGCCTGCTGGCGCGCCGGGATCATGCCCGCCGCGAGCTGGAAACCAAGCTGCGCAGCAAGGTGGGGGAGCATCCGGCATTGGCGTCGGTGATCCAGTGGTGCGAGGAACAGGGTTTCATCGATGACCGGCGCTTTGCCGGTTTTTTTGTGCGTTCGCGCATCGAACGAGGCCATGGCCCGCTGCGTATCCGCCAGGAGATGCAGCTGAAAGGCGTGGATCGGGAGCTGATTGAAGCGGCTATCCGTGACGCCGGTGAAGATAGTGGCATCGACTGGTTTGCCCTGGCCCGGGATGCTCGCGCCCGCCGTTTCCGTAGCTATCCGCAGGATCAGAAAGAAAAAGCCAGACAACTGCGCTTTCTGCAAAGCCGCGGTTTCGATGCGGAACAAAGTTTCGCCGCTCTGGATGTGCGGGAAGAAGAATAA
- a CDS encoding M48 family metalloprotease: MKLLQRVFLLLCCLAVYPASANDDLPVLGDPTAALMSADQEYRLGRAWLRQLRGQTSIMSDPLVQEYVESLVYRLASFSDLKEPDLDIVVINSRQINAFAVPGGVIGLNAGLFLNAHGEAEVGGVVAHEIAHVSQRHFARRYLDSKKVNTAVLAAMLASLAVAIAGDGEAGMAGMAATQAAAIHSQLAYSRQNEREADRVGMQTLAAAGMDPDAMPRFFERMHNQQQFSGDPPEFLLTHPVTESRIADSRARARNLPSPPLSISPQYLLVQARLRAAFIQGDDQAIDYFERYSNERSALALQAARYGLALSHLRANHYDQARSLMEQLANIYPDELWFRLGLAEIALDEEQYDTAIREAQRVLKVSPDDYAASILLSRAYLRSQQPTRAMPVLKSLLNRRPTDPYIWDLAADAYGNSGDRVRALHARAESQFLRGNDSKALQQMQYALNDAEKDFALYSKLNGRMKEMQRLSEEEF, encoded by the coding sequence TTGAAGTTGCTACAACGCGTGTTTCTGCTGCTGTGCTGCCTGGCCGTGTACCCGGCCAGCGCCAATGATGACCTCCCGGTGCTGGGCGATCCCACCGCCGCACTGATGTCTGCAGATCAGGAGTACCGGCTGGGACGGGCATGGTTGCGGCAGCTGCGCGGCCAGACCTCCATCATGTCGGATCCGCTGGTGCAGGAATACGTGGAAAGTCTGGTCTACAGGCTGGCGTCTTTCAGTGACCTGAAAGAACCCGACCTGGATATCGTGGTCATCAACAGCCGGCAAATCAACGCGTTTGCCGTACCCGGTGGCGTCATCGGCCTCAATGCCGGGCTGTTCCTCAATGCTCACGGGGAAGCCGAAGTGGGCGGCGTGGTGGCACACGAAATCGCGCACGTGAGCCAGCGCCATTTTGCGCGCCGTTATCTGGACTCCAAGAAGGTCAACACCGCAGTGCTGGCTGCCATGCTGGCCAGCCTCGCGGTGGCCATTGCCGGCGACGGTGAAGCCGGTATGGCCGGCATGGCGGCCACACAGGCCGCCGCCATTCACAGCCAGCTGGCCTATTCACGACAGAACGAACGGGAAGCGGACCGGGTCGGCATGCAAACACTGGCCGCTGCCGGCATGGACCCCGACGCCATGCCTCGTTTTTTCGAACGGATGCACAACCAGCAACAGTTTTCCGGTGATCCGCCGGAGTTCCTGCTGACTCACCCGGTCACCGAAAGCCGTATCGCCGACAGCCGTGCCCGAGCACGCAATCTGCCCTCTCCACCACTGTCCATCTCTCCCCAGTATCTGCTGGTCCAGGCAAGGTTACGCGCCGCCTTCATCCAGGGCGACGACCAGGCCATCGACTACTTCGAACGCTATAGCAACGAACGCAGCGCCCTTGCCCTGCAAGCAGCCCGTTACGGTCTGGCCCTCAGCCACCTGCGCGCCAACCACTACGACCAGGCACGCTCACTGATGGAACAACTGGCCAACATCTACCCGGATGAACTCTGGTTCCGTCTGGGACTGGCCGAAATTGCGCTGGACGAAGAGCAGTACGACACCGCCATCCGCGAAGCTCAGCGGGTGCTCAAGGTTTCCCCGGATGACTATGCAGCGTCCATCCTGCTCAGCCGCGCCTATCTACGCAGCCAGCAACCGACGCGTGCCATGCCGGTGCTAAAGTCACTGCTGAACCGTCGTCCCACCGACCCCTATATCTGGGACCTTGCCGCCGATGCCTATGGCAACAGCGGCGACCGGGTACGCGCCCTCCACGCCCGGGCTGAAAGCCAGTTCCTGCGGGGTAACGACAGCAAGGCCCTGCAGCAAATGCAGTATGCCCTCAACGATGCCGAGAAAGATTTTGCCCTGTACAGCAAACTCAACGGTCGCATGAAAGAGATGCAGCGGCTGTCTGAGGAAGAGTTCTGA